A genome region from Akkermansiaceae bacterium includes the following:
- a CDS encoding 3-methyl-2-oxobutanoate hydroxymethyltransferase: MLRPRKKYTVCDLRKLKGKRCLTHIHVKSPEEAAAAEAAGIDLMSCSFDSPESQARLPLLVAAAPDSFLSCATPHGMASPEEAIRIGFRALEAGASSVYCSASPLVIEAMARERIPVVGHLGMVPRHVTWTNYRAIGKTADEAKQLYSQMKDLENAGAYAAEIECVPHQLASFLCSRTKMILMSLGSGSGCDTQFLFSDDILGEYEERLPRHAKAYRNFLEENRRLQKERIAAFGEYAADVKEGRFPESGNLVEMDAAVLEELRASVG, encoded by the coding sequence ATGCTCCGACCAAGGAAAAAATACACCGTCTGCGATCTACGGAAGCTAAAGGGCAAGCGCTGCCTGACACACATCCATGTGAAATCCCCGGAGGAGGCGGCTGCGGCCGAGGCGGCGGGGATTGACCTGATGAGCTGCAGCTTCGATTCCCCGGAATCCCAGGCGCGCCTGCCGCTTCTTGTGGCCGCCGCGCCGGACAGTTTCCTCTCCTGCGCCACCCCGCACGGCATGGCCTCGCCCGAGGAGGCGATCCGGATCGGCTTCCGTGCATTGGAGGCCGGTGCCAGCTCTGTGTATTGCTCGGCCAGCCCCCTCGTCATCGAGGCGATGGCTCGCGAGCGGATCCCGGTGGTGGGGCATCTGGGCATGGTGCCGAGGCATGTGACATGGACGAACTACCGGGCGATCGGCAAGACGGCGGACGAGGCGAAACAGCTATACTCGCAGATGAAGGACCTGGAGAACGCCGGAGCCTACGCGGCGGAGATCGAGTGCGTGCCTCACCAGCTCGCGAGCTTCCTCTGCTCGCGGACCAAGATGATACTGATGTCGCTCGGATCGGGCAGCGGCTGCGACACTCAGTTTCTGTTTTCCGATGACATCCTCGGGGAATACGAGGAGCGGCTACCTCGCCATGCGAAAGCCTATCGAAATTTCCTGGAGGAAAACCGCAGGTTACAAAAGGAGAGGATCGCCGCCTTCGGGGAATACGCCGCAGATGTGAAGGAAGGGCGTTTCCCGGAGTCGGGGAATCTAGTGGAAATGGATGCGGCTGTGTTGGAGGAGTTGCGGGCTTCAGTGGGGTGA
- the hpt gene encoding hypoxanthine phosphoribosyltransferase — translation MKNDIERVLVDEEVIERRLDSMAKEIERDFPPGPIVVIILLKGALVFAADLLRRIERELSIECLNVASYHGGLESSGQVDFLDRHFPEVQGKHILLLDDILDTGRTLAAVAKRLEEEGAAAVHTGVLLAKDKQRAEEVEADYVGFRIGDEFVVGYGLDYKGKYRNLPYVGVLKLSAAN, via the coding sequence ATGAAGAACGACATCGAACGCGTCCTGGTGGATGAGGAGGTCATCGAGCGCCGTCTCGATTCCATGGCGAAGGAGATCGAGCGCGATTTCCCGCCAGGTCCCATCGTTGTCATCATCCTGCTGAAGGGCGCCCTGGTCTTCGCCGCCGACCTGCTGCGCCGCATCGAGCGCGAACTCTCCATCGAGTGCCTCAATGTCGCGAGCTACCACGGCGGCCTCGAAAGCTCCGGGCAGGTGGATTTCCTGGATCGCCATTTCCCGGAGGTCCAAGGCAAGCACATCCTGCTGCTCGACGACATCCTCGACACCGGCCGCACCCTCGCCGCCGTCGCGAAACGTCTCGAAGAGGAAGGCGCAGCCGCCGTCCACACCGGGGTGCTTCTGGCAAAGGACAAGCAACGCGCCGAGGAAGTGGAGGCGGATTACGTCGGATTCCGCATCGGCGACGAGTTCGTCGTCGGCTACGGACTCGACTACAAGGGGAAATACCGCAACCTCCCCTACGTCGGCGTCCTCAAGCTTTCCGCAGCGAACTGA